A region of Chloroflexota bacterium DNA encodes the following proteins:
- a CDS encoding single-stranded DNA-binding protein: protein MYQNTIVIGHLGDDPKMRYTPTGQAVTDFRIATNRRWKNANGEPQEKTTWFRVSAWGKLAELCNQYLAKGRLVLVEGEIDASAWVGQDGQPRASLELRARNVRFLGGRGAQPEDVGLVDREDLGPDISDTNVPF from the coding sequence ATGTACCAGAACACCATTGTCATCGGCCATCTGGGAGACGACCCCAAGATGCGGTACACGCCCACGGGCCAGGCGGTTACGGACTTTCGCATCGCCACCAACCGCAGGTGGAAGAACGCGAACGGAGAACCCCAGGAGAAAACGACCTGGTTCCGGGTCTCGGCGTGGGGGAAACTCGCCGAACTGTGCAACCAGTACCTGGCGAAGGGCCGGCTTGTGCTGGTGGAAGGCGAAATTGATGCCTCCGCCTGGGTCGGCCAGGACGGGCAGCCCCGCGCCTCGCTGGAACTGCGCGCCCGCAACGTGCGCTTTCTCGGCGGGCGGGGCGCGCAGCCGGAGGACGTCGGCCTGGTGGACCGCGAGGATTTGGGGCCTGACATCAGCGATACGAACGTGCCCTTCTAG
- a CDS encoding DUF3467 domain-containing protein, which translates to MSNPQDGGRPVSVNVELPADLEAVYANFVMITHSPSEVVLDFARILPNIPKAKVYARVLMTPMNAKLLLRALGDNLQKFEEQFGEIKTPTEGFGPERPIGFKK; encoded by the coding sequence ATGAGCAACCCGCAAGACGGAGGCCGTCCCGTCTCCGTGAATGTGGAACTGCCTGCGGACCTGGAAGCCGTGTACGCGAACTTCGTGATGATCACCCATTCGCCGTCGGAGGTGGTCCTGGACTTCGCGCGCATCTTGCCCAACATCCCGAAGGCGAAGGTGTATGCGCGTGTGCTGATGACGCCCATGAACGCGAAACTCCTGTTGCGCGCTCTGGGCGACAACCTCCAGAAGTTTGAGGAGCAGTTCGGCGAAATCAAGACGCCCACCGAAGGCTTCGGGCCGGAACGCCCCATTGGGTTCAAGAAGTAG